The DNA segment TTTTTAAAAATTTCTTATTTTCGAGAAAGGTTTCAAGTTCTACTAGATTTATTTCTTCAATCTTTTCAACTTGCATTGTTTGTTTTACAGATGTTCCGTTTGGAGTTTCTCCTTTAAACACTGCCTCATGCTTTTTATAAGTGATAAGTTTATTTTGAGCCAAATCTTGTAGCATCGTCTTGAATCTTGCTTTTTTTTCTTCATTAGGAATATCTTTAGGTTGAGTCGCTTCCCTTAGATAAATAAAATCGGAGGAAACACTATGGGGATAGATGTCCACGCGAAAATTCGAACCTAAATCATAAAGCTTTAAAACTTCTAAAAATAAATCTTTACCATCAAAGCGTTTTTCTGTGGTTAAATTTTCATTGAATATAAGTCCATTATAGAGATAGTTTTTAAATTCTTTAATGCTTTCTATTTCATTAATTTTGATAATTTCTTTTTTTTCTATTGAGTCGTCTATTTTAAAATCTGCTTCCATATATTCATAAGCGATGAGTCCCTTTTTCTCAAATGAATCTAACATAGCCTCAAATTTTATTTTGGAAATGTGATCCGAAGGATAACTAGATTTTTTTATTATTGTGAGGTATCCAGGATCGCCCTTATATTTTCTATAGTATCCAATGAAGTAATTTTTATTAAACCCAAAAAACTCTAAAGCTTTATTTAATAATTTTTTATAGGCGTCCCGTTGTTCTTTTGTTAAAGGATAAGGATTATTAAGCATACTTTTTCTCCTAGTATAAAAAGTTTTCTTTTCTCAAAGAAAAGTCCCTTCAAGATTTTTAATCAATCATAGCGTGTCTATTGGGTAGCGGTTTGTATAAAACAATAAAAAATAGGTTTTGTGTTATATAGAGACACATAATTCAGTTTGCTTATTTAAGCATGATAGGTAACTAATAAAAAAATAGTTTATAATAAGAGTCCAAAGGTGTTCCCTTGGATTTTTACATCTACTAGCTTAAGGTTTGCTCAATGTCTACATTTAATTGGATCGATTACACCATTATTGCCATCATTGCGCTTTCGGTATTAATTAGCGTCATGCGTGGCTTTGTGCGCGAAGTGATTTCTTTGGTTATCTGGGTTGCCGCGATTGCAGTGAGCTTTATTTTTTACCGGTATATTGCTGATTTATTGGTGAATTTTATTCATTCCGATTCAGTCAGATTGGTTGTTAGTTTTGTTGGTTTATTCCTAGTTACACTCGTATTGGGTATGTTGATTAATTATTTAATTGGTCAATTAGTCGCAAACACAGGCTTAAGCGGTACCGATCGCGTGCTAGGAATTATCTTCGGTATTGCGCGTGGAATCTTAGTCGTTGTTTTATTGATGATGCTAGTTAGTTTAACGCCCTTTGCCAAAGAAGCTTCTTGGCAAGAATCGGTGTTAGTGCCGCATTTCCAACCCCTAGAAAATTGGTTAAGCAGCTTCTTGCCCGAGTCCATGCATAGTCATCTTGAATTACAGAAAGATCAATACTAATTAGAATTGTGTCTAAAGCTTGCTGAAAGCGCTTACTGAGGTATGATCATACCTCAGTAAGCGCACAGTGAGATTTTAATTATGTGTCGCTATATCAAAGGCAAGTGCTGCGGCATTTAATACCGATGCGATACGCACACTCGATTGTATCCCAAGCTTACTCATGCCTATTTTTATTAAGCCATGAGTATGGGCTTCAATGCACATACCACAACCATTGATTGCCGATACCGCTAAACAATTTAATTCAAAATTAACTTTATCGATACCTGGATTGCCAATCACACTCATCCGTAAATTAGCGGGCATACTAGAGAAATCTTTATCATTAACTAAGTGAATAAATCGATAGTAAATATTATTCATCGCCATGATGCTTGCTGCAGATTTGGCAGCATTTATTTCTGTTTCTGATAGTACAGGTGTTACCTCTGATAAAACAGCTTGAATCAATGCGGAATTTTTTATGCTATAGGCCGAGGCTAATGCAATTCCGCCGATTTGATTTTTAGTTAAATCCGGTGAACCTTCTTCGGTTAAAATGTTAGATAGATTTAATTTAATATCTTTTGCATTATCTAACAGTTTATTTTTTAATGTTTCTATTGTCATTGTCATCATCATTTCCTCATTAATAGGGGGTTAGTCAACAGTAATCGTGGCTTCGCCTTTTTGCCAATTGCAAGGACATAATTCATCGGTTTGTAACGCATCAAGTATGCGTAATACTTCTTTGGCATTTCGACCCACGCTAAGATCCGTCACCATGACAAAGCGGATAATGCCTTCGGGATCAACAATAAATGTAGCGCGTTGTGCAACCCCTTCTTTTTTATCGAGTATGCCTAAACCCTGTGCTAACTCACGTTTAACATCAGCGAGCATCGGGAAGGGAAGATCACGTAATTCATCTTTTTGCTGTCGCCAAGCTAAATGTGCAAACTCTGAATCGGTACTGGCTCCTAATAAAATTGCATCACGGTCTTTAAATTCGTTGTTTAATTGACCAAAGGCGGCAATTTCAGTAGGACAGACAAATGTGAAGTCCTTAGGCCAAAAGAAAATTATTTGCCATTTATTGGCGTAGGTTTGATGACTAATTTCGGTAAAAGCGTCCTTGGCATTTGAGGATACGACTGCTTTAACCGAAAATTCTGGAATTTTATCACCTATTATTAACATGGATTTTCTCCTGATATTATGTTTGGAAAGGCATAAATTACTTGATATTAAATCATAAGTATAATATATTGTTATTATTAAATTGATAATTTAAACTTATTATAAAAACAATGAACACACGAGATTTTGAATATTTAGTCGCCTTGAGTGAACAGCGCCATTTTGGAAAAGCGGCTGAGAGCTGTTTTGTCAGCCAACCCGCGCTGAGCATGCAAATTCAACGTTTAGAAGCCAGCTTAGGTGTGAAGTTATTAGAACGTAACAATAAATCGGTGTTATTAACCGATATCGGTCTGGCAATAACTGAGCG comes from the Rickettsiella endosymbiont of Rhagonycha lignosa genome and includes:
- a CDS encoding CvpA family protein; translated protein: MSTFNWIDYTIIAIIALSVLISVMRGFVREVISLVIWVAAIAVSFIFYRYIADLLVNFIHSDSVRLVVSFVGLFLVTLVLGMLINYLIGQLVANTGLSGTDRVLGIIFGIARGILVVVLLMMLVSLTPFAKEASWQESVLVPHFQPLENWLSSFLPESMHSHLELQKDQY
- a CDS encoding peroxiredoxin; this translates as MLIIGDKIPEFSVKAVVSSNAKDAFTEISHQTYANKWQIIFFWPKDFTFVCPTEIAAFGQLNNEFKDRDAILLGASTDSEFAHLAWRQQKDELRDLPFPMLADVKRELAQGLGILDKKEGVAQRATFIVDPEGIIRFVMVTDLSVGRNAKEVLRILDALQTDELCPCNWQKGEATITVD
- a CDS encoding carboxymuconolactone decarboxylase family protein, which gives rise to MTIETLKNKLLDNAKDIKLNLSNILTEEGSPDLTKNQIGGIALASAYSIKNSALIQAVLSEVTPVLSETEINAAKSAASIMAMNNIYYRFIHLVNDKDFSSMPANLRMSVIGNPGIDKVNFELNCLAVSAINGCGMCIEAHTHGLIKIGMSKLGIQSSVRIASVLNAAALAFDIATHN